From a region of the Pontixanthobacter gangjinensis genome:
- a CDS encoding MlaD family protein: METRANHLWVGIVTLALLGALAAFIIWIAQLGQGEQKEYDIFFKQSVSGLANGSQVSFAGVPVGQVSQITLSEKDPEFVRVRIRVKKDVAILVGTAATIQGSFTGVSTILLDGARQGAPAITCETTACPEGAPVIPPKPGGLGELLNSAPVLLERIATLTERLTLLLSDKNQGEIAGILANTNRMTDQLADTGPQLKTTLASLQGTLDEATKALAAFEQVTQSTDNLMNQEGAALAQELRKTLTSADSAAKSLSATLEDTRPAARQLATQTLPAAEATLQDLRATSQALRSITERLENEGAASLLGSPPLPDYEP; this comes from the coding sequence ATGGAAACGCGGGCAAATCATCTTTGGGTCGGTATCGTCACACTCGCGCTGCTCGGCGCGCTGGCGGCATTTATCATCTGGATCGCGCAACTGGGTCAGGGCGAGCAGAAGGAATATGACATCTTCTTCAAACAGTCGGTGTCTGGCCTGGCCAATGGCTCGCAGGTTTCTTTCGCAGGTGTTCCGGTGGGGCAGGTTTCGCAGATTACCTTGTCGGAGAAAGACCCGGAATTTGTCCGTGTCCGCATTCGGGTGAAGAAGGATGTGGCCATTTTGGTCGGCACCGCTGCAACTATCCAAGGCTCATTCACCGGGGTGTCGACGATTTTGCTAGATGGTGCGCGGCAAGGAGCGCCGGCGATTACTTGTGAAACCACCGCATGTCCCGAGGGGGCACCCGTAATCCCGCCCAAGCCGGGCGGTTTGGGTGAGTTGCTCAACAGTGCGCCTGTTTTGCTTGAACGGATTGCGACGTTGACCGAACGGCTGACATTGTTGCTGTCGGATAAGAACCAAGGCGAGATTGCCGGCATTTTGGCCAATACCAATCGTATGACCGATCAATTGGCGGACACTGGGCCGCAATTGAAGACGACCTTGGCCAGCTTGCAAGGCACTTTGGATGAGGCGACCAAGGCATTGGCTGCGTTCGAACAAGTTACGCAGTCAACCGACAATTTGATGAACCAAGAGGGCGCGGCGCTTGCTCAGGAACTTCGCAAGACCCTGACATCTGCGGACAGTGCGGCAAAGTCACTGAGCGCAACGCTGGAAGATACAAGGCCCGCCGCACGTCAATTGGCGACCCAAACACTGCCAGCGGCGGAGGCGACTTTACAAGATCTGCGCGCGACCAGTCAGGCGCTGCGTAGCATAACCGAACGGCTGGAAAATGAGGGCGCAGCTTCGCTGCTCGGATCGCCGCCACTGCCGGATTATGAGCCATGA
- a CDS encoding ABC-type transport auxiliary lipoprotein family protein, which produces MNKAPDAKSQAAKRKQPMKAWMKTIVAGAAVLGLSGCISLGSEPPPSLLTLTSTSSVAAGMTSTGTADSAIKILEPEVPQRLNVTRVPVQVDATEIAYLKDAVWVERPARLFQRLLAETIRAKSNRLVIDGEDPGLIAKSQLRGTLREFGYDAATSSVIVRFDAVRAGADGAIETRRFESVQSGVVAETGPVGDALNRGANDVASQVADWIG; this is translated from the coding sequence ATGAATAAGGCCCCAGACGCGAAGAGCCAAGCTGCCAAAAGGAAACAGCCGATGAAGGCATGGATGAAGACAATCGTCGCAGGCGCTGCGGTGCTCGGCCTGTCGGGCTGCATCAGTCTCGGTTCCGAACCGCCGCCGAGTTTGCTGACGCTAACATCGACCAGCAGCGTTGCGGCGGGTATGACTTCCACCGGTACTGCGGACAGCGCGATTAAGATTCTGGAACCCGAAGTTCCCCAAAGACTGAATGTCACCCGGGTTCCGGTTCAGGTTGATGCGACTGAAATCGCCTATCTGAAAGATGCGGTTTGGGTCGAAAGACCCGCGCGCTTGTTCCAGCGGCTGTTGGCCGAAACGATCCGTGCCAAATCCAATCGGCTGGTGATCGACGGCGAAGATCCCGGCCTGATTGCCAAGTCGCAATTGCGCGGCACCTTGCGCGAATTTGGCTATGATGCGGCAACCTCTTCGGTCATTGTCAGGTTTGATGCGGTGCGAGCCGGCGCAGATGGCGCGATTGAAACCCGCCGGTTTGAAAGCGTCCAATCAGGTGTTGTGGCAGAGACCGGACCCGTTGGTGATGCGCTCAATCGCGGGGCCAATGATGTCGCCAGTCAAGTTGCGGACTGGATTGGCTAG
- a CDS encoding ATP12 family chaperone protein, whose protein sequence is MKRFYKDTGIAEAEGGFQVQLDGRPVKTALGSAQIAPTRSLAETLAAEWDAQGDKIDPALFRFRDHVDYTIDMVRPDRADPIAKLLKYAETDTLCYRADPGGHFFARQQEVWDPLLNEFEAREGVMMQRVSGIIHRPQSPEIATQLSNRLSALDEFALTSLLTMTSLTASLCIGMSALEAGADAEALWGAANLEEDWQIEQWGADYEAQAVRNRRTADFMTAWEFYTLTR, encoded by the coding sequence ATGAAGCGTTTTTACAAAGATACCGGGATTGCCGAGGCAGAAGGGGGCTTCCAAGTCCAATTGGATGGGCGGCCGGTAAAAACCGCACTTGGATCAGCGCAAATTGCGCCAACCCGCTCGCTCGCTGAAACGCTGGCGGCTGAATGGGACGCACAAGGCGATAAGATCGATCCGGCATTATTCCGCTTTCGCGATCATGTGGATTACACCATCGATATGGTCCGCCCGGACCGCGCAGACCCGATTGCCAAATTGCTGAAATATGCGGAAACCGACACGCTGTGTTATCGTGCGGATCCCGGCGGCCACTTTTTCGCGCGGCAGCAAGAGGTTTGGGACCCGCTGCTGAACGAATTTGAAGCCCGCGAAGGTGTGATGATGCAGCGCGTGAGCGGCATCATTCATCGGCCCCAATCGCCCGAAATCGCTACGCAATTATCGAATCGCCTAAGCGCGCTCGATGAATTCGCGCTCACTTCGCTGCTGACCATGACGTCGCTGACCGCATCCTTGTGCATCGGTATGTCGGCACTGGAAGCCGGCGCCGATGCCGAAGCGTTGTGGGGCGCGGCCAATCTGGAAGAAGACTGGCAGATCGAGCAATGGGGCGCAGATTACGAAGCGCAGGCTGTCCGCAATCGCCGGACCGCCGATTTCATGACCGCTTGGGAATTTTACACACTGACCCGGTAG
- a CDS encoding HAD hydrolase-like protein, protein MSGKLAIFDCDGTLVDGQASICEAMEIAFDAADLPAPDRHSVRRIVGLSLPQALSELAPSASGNQRAAAVDAYKSAFRSSRLEGRLQEPLFDGIPELLDRLRDAGWLLAVATGKSDRGLFSCLMTHGLNDHFVSLQTADRHPSKPHPAMLEAAIADAALIDDAVNTDSAVMIGDTTFDITMARSARVRSIGVDWGYHTPQELLAEGAEAIARNPRELGAMLL, encoded by the coding sequence GTGAGCGGCAAACTCGCCATATTTGATTGCGACGGGACATTGGTCGATGGCCAAGCCAGCATCTGCGAGGCGATGGAAATCGCCTTTGATGCGGCTGATTTGCCCGCGCCCGATCGTCATTCGGTGCGCCGCATTGTCGGGCTGAGCCTGCCTCAAGCGCTAAGCGAGCTGGCACCATCCGCCAGCGGCAACCAGCGCGCCGCCGCAGTCGATGCGTATAAGAGCGCCTTTCGCTCAAGCCGGTTGGAAGGCCGCCTCCAGGAACCCCTGTTTGACGGCATCCCCGAATTGCTTGACCGGCTGCGCGATGCAGGATGGCTGCTTGCGGTTGCCACAGGAAAATCGGATCGCGGGCTATTTTCCTGTCTGATGACACATGGCTTGAACGACCATTTCGTTTCGCTCCAAACCGCTGACCGTCACCCATCCAAACCGCACCCTGCGATGCTCGAAGCGGCGATTGCCGATGCCGCCTTGATCGATGACGCGGTAAATACAGATAGCGCGGTGATGATTGGCGATACCACATTCGACATCACCATGGCGCGCAGCGCCAGAGTACGATCAATCGGGGTCGATTGGGGGTATCATACGCCGCAAGAACTGCTGGCAGAAGGCGCGGAAGCCATCGCCAGAAACCCCCGTGAATTGGGGGCGATGCTGCTGTGA
- a CDS encoding FMN-binding negative transcriptional regulator produces MHPNSAYRSGDRALQETLIDQVGIGMVFAQTSDGPRVAHTPLLSTGDGAVQFHLSRGNALAKHLIGQTALLVVNGPDAYVSARWYEDRNTVPTWNFIALELEGPVRGMEAEGTLAMLENLSRRHEGRAEGGKPWSMAELTDERKRKLVAGIVGFEMEVFAWRDTIKLSQDDSAGDRARIAEGLQANGSHAIAELMRTLVSDEETK; encoded by the coding sequence ATGCACCCCAATTCCGCATATCGAAGCGGCGACCGCGCATTGCAGGAAACCCTGATCGACCAAGTGGGCATCGGCATGGTCTTTGCCCAAACAAGCGATGGTCCGCGGGTCGCGCACACACCGCTGCTTTCGACAGGTGACGGGGCCGTGCAATTTCACTTGTCTCGCGGTAATGCGCTGGCCAAACATCTGATTGGGCAGACCGCTTTGTTGGTGGTCAACGGCCCCGATGCCTATGTGTCTGCCCGGTGGTACGAAGACCGCAACACAGTCCCGACCTGGAATTTCATTGCGCTCGAGCTCGAAGGTCCGGTTCGCGGGATGGAGGCCGAAGGCACGCTAGCAATGCTCGAAAACCTATCGCGGAGGCATGAAGGACGAGCCGAGGGCGGTAAGCCATGGTCGATGGCCGAGCTGACCGACGAGCGTAAACGCAAGCTGGTTGCAGGCATTGTAGGTTTCGAAATGGAAGTTTTCGCATGGCGCGATACGATAAAATTGTCGCAGGATGATAGCGCCGGTGACCGCGCACGGATTGCAGAGGGCCTGCAAGCAAACGGTTCGCACGCAATTGCCGAATTGATGCGGACCCTTGTGAGCGATGAGGAAACCAAGTGA
- a CDS encoding RluA family pseudouridine synthase: MDRWFKRNLPQIGFAMVSRWARTGQIRIDGGRVKPEDRLKAGQVLRVPPGGETAARGPRKREDLSDEDIERAERMLITQDKAAIVLNKPPGLATQGGTGTRDHVDRLLDAFADEKSPRPRLVHRLDKDTSGVLLTARTPGSAAFFSKRFSGRSAKKVYWALIVGVPEVHDGIIEAAIAKQPGTGGEKMHVDEKDGQSAKTKYRVVDRAGNRAAWVELQPFTGRTHQLRVHMAAIGHPIVGDGKYGGQDAFLTGSISRKMHLHARRLIIDHPDGAPLDVTAELPEHFASSMEQLGFDENDSDAAPEQDRGPMDKVTKKRVAKQYSKQIRKDQRGERKGRAGEGPKKKLGKKSPKKFANGPAGKPTRGKPAGGKPTGANKTAGRGRGRS, translated from the coding sequence ATGGACCGTTGGTTCAAGCGCAATCTGCCGCAAATCGGCTTTGCGATGGTCAGTCGCTGGGCGCGAACGGGGCAGATCCGAATTGATGGCGGACGGGTCAAACCCGAAGACCGCCTGAAAGCGGGCCAGGTTCTGCGCGTTCCGCCAGGTGGGGAGACCGCCGCACGCGGTCCTCGCAAGCGTGAGGATTTGTCCGACGAGGATATCGAACGCGCCGAGCGGATGCTGATTACACAGGATAAGGCTGCGATTGTGCTCAACAAGCCGCCCGGCCTAGCCACGCAAGGCGGCACCGGCACGCGCGACCATGTTGACCGCCTGCTTGATGCATTCGCCGATGAAAAATCCCCGCGCCCGCGCCTTGTGCACCGGCTTGATAAAGATACCAGCGGTGTATTGCTGACTGCCCGCACACCTGGCAGCGCAGCGTTTTTCTCCAAGCGTTTCTCGGGCCGGTCGGCCAAGAAAGTCTATTGGGCGCTGATTGTCGGCGTGCCCGAAGTGCATGACGGCATCATCGAAGCCGCCATCGCCAAGCAACCGGGCACTGGTGGCGAGAAAATGCACGTCGACGAGAAAGACGGGCAAAGCGCGAAGACGAAATACCGGGTTGTCGACCGCGCCGGCAACCGCGCCGCGTGGGTGGAACTGCAACCCTTCACCGGCCGCACGCACCAGCTTCGTGTCCATATGGCCGCGATTGGCCACCCTATCGTTGGCGACGGCAAATATGGCGGTCAGGATGCTTTCCTGACCGGCAGTATCAGCCGCAAAATGCATCTTCACGCACGCCGCCTGATTATCGACCACCCCGATGGCGCGCCGCTCGACGTAACTGCTGAATTGCCCGAACATTTCGCCAGCAGTATGGAACAGCTTGGCTTTGACGAGAATGACAGCGATGCCGCACCCGAACAGGATCGCGGGCCGATGGACAAAGTCACCAAGAAGCGTGTCGCCAAGCAATATTCCAAGCAAATCCGCAAGGACCAGCGCGGCGAGCGAAAAGGCCGCGCAGGCGAAGGCCCCAAGAAGAAGCTCGGCAAAAAATCGCCCAAGAAATTCGCCAACGGCCCGGCCGGCAAACCCACACGCGGTAAACCTGCTGGCGGCAAGCCTACAGGTGCCAATAAAACAGCTGGTCGAGGCAGAGGCAGAAGCTGA
- the crcB gene encoding fluoride efflux transporter CrcB: MSSLTPLAATINVALGGAVGAALRYQAGRAMTGWLGPQTVTAFPWATLAVNVVGSLAMGLLAGFLAKHSGAGSDHWRLLVGVGLLGGFTTFSSFSLEMMLLIERGQSGLALTYALVSVLAGLVGLYLGLIIMRLAA, translated from the coding sequence ATGTCCTCACTCACTCCTCTGGCCGCCACAATCAACGTTGCGTTGGGCGGCGCTGTTGGCGCTGCCTTACGGTATCAGGCAGGCCGCGCTATGACCGGATGGCTTGGCCCGCAAACAGTCACTGCTTTTCCGTGGGCGACGCTGGCAGTTAATGTCGTCGGCAGCTTGGCTATGGGATTGCTAGCGGGGTTTCTTGCGAAGCATAGCGGCGCGGGTAGTGATCATTGGCGATTACTTGTAGGCGTCGGCTTGCTCGGCGGGTTCACTACTTTTTCATCCTTCAGCCTCGAAATGATGCTGTTGATAGAGCGCGGCCAATCGGGTCTTGCTCTTACTTACGCGCTGGTTTCGGTTCTTGCCGGTTTGGTCGGCTTATATCTTGGATTGATTATCATGAGGCTGGCAGCATGA
- the rpsU gene encoding 30S ribosomal protein S21: MQIMVRDNNVDQALRALKKKLQREGVYREMKLRRHFEKPSEKRAREKAAAVRRARKMDRKREERDG; this comes from the coding sequence ATGCAAATCATGGTTCGCGATAACAATGTCGACCAAGCTCTCCGCGCGCTCAAGAAGAAGCTGCAGCGTGAAGGCGTGTATCGCGAAATGAAGCTGCGTCGGCACTTTGAAAAGCCAAGCGAAAAGCGCGCCCGTGAAAAGGCTGCTGCAGTTCGCCGCGCTCGCAAGATGGATCGCAAGCGCGAAGAACGTGACGGCTAA
- a CDS encoding FKBP-type peptidyl-prolyl cis-trans isomerase: protein MTEITKVPIHPIAKGSLTKLWLGIVVAILAGAGIAWAAIPAGVSVETVTEGSGPSPELGDVIFVKYVGKLADGTVFDESRPSQFPEGLFPDGTPMPLEEGQLIDGFLEGLLKTKKGGSYILEIPSDKAYGDDPQPGSPIPAGADLVFEVEVVDFMTREDAERRLQALQQMMESQGGAEGGPAGAGPPAGPPTGQPGN from the coding sequence ATGACCGAAATCACCAAAGTGCCAATTCATCCGATTGCCAAGGGTTCGCTGACGAAACTTTGGCTTGGCATTGTTGTCGCGATACTTGCTGGTGCAGGCATTGCCTGGGCAGCAATTCCGGCGGGTGTTTCGGTCGAAACCGTGACCGAAGGTTCCGGCCCGAGTCCCGAATTGGGCGATGTGATATTCGTTAAATATGTCGGCAAACTGGCCGATGGCACCGTGTTTGACGAATCGCGCCCGTCGCAATTCCCCGAAGGTCTGTTTCCCGATGGTACGCCGATGCCGCTCGAAGAAGGCCAGCTAATCGATGGCTTCCTCGAAGGGCTGCTGAAGACCAAGAAGGGCGGCAGCTACATTCTCGAAATTCCATCGGACAAAGCCTATGGCGATGATCCGCAGCCCGGTTCGCCAATTCCGGCCGGTGCCGATCTGGTGTTTGAGGTTGAAGTTGTCGACTTCATGACCCGCGAAGATGCGGAACGCCGCTTGCAAGCTCTGCAACAAATGATGGAATCGCAAGGCGGCGCTGAAGGTGGCCCTGCGGGGGCTGGCCCTCCAGCAGGTCCTCCAACTGGACAGCCTGGCAACTAA
- a CDS encoding DUF4153 domain-containing protein, with translation MNSSDTSPANKPAMPDDWPLRPWVLTALLGLAGLAVHFASDGGEDVPWRMALTAFFFFGSGIAAFTIDRDYRIPPAIYALICGVVMAGIAWRVTSAGDRYGDEAFWLAAGLLAVTLSLPLFQAGFHLKRFATPYSDTHYFVWTDAISGAGALAFTGLSWLVLALLASLFELLKIDVLSDLMSEGWFGWMFSGAAFGAALGVLRNQIKILATMQSVVLLVLSLLAVPLAIALVLFLLSMLVSGPNVLWEATRSATPILLGCAVGAFLLANAVLRDDDADMSPSRIQRWAALVLVLGIFPLTAFAAVSMGTRIAQHGLSPERIWALIAIAVATAFGLAYLVSAIRGRKAGWRDYLRQSNLHLAVGVSVLALLLALPIFNFGAISVSNQLARLESGAVSAEDFDYSALRWDFGDAGRAALAKLAKSDDAERAKGAKIALAEEYRRYRRVDAAEASDERKRRLANLRIDIEDPALRERVELRIASQQWSCEKPCIAIEQSVTGNTHKIALIEGGRINHLFIDPTEPLAATEITGSDMEAMEDPDYPNLPPPQVTARSKVEIREWTGKRIYVDGKPLGEPFE, from the coding sequence ATGAATTCCTCCGACACTTCACCAGCCAATAAACCTGCAATGCCCGATGATTGGCCGCTGCGCCCTTGGGTGCTGACGGCGCTGCTCGGTCTTGCCGGGTTGGCCGTGCATTTTGCCAGTGATGGCGGAGAAGATGTGCCGTGGCGAATGGCGCTGACCGCATTTTTCTTCTTCGGGTCGGGCATTGCGGCCTTCACTATTGATCGCGATTACCGGATTCCACCCGCCATTTACGCACTGATTTGCGGCGTGGTTATGGCGGGGATTGCGTGGCGCGTGACCAGCGCTGGCGATCGTTATGGCGATGAAGCTTTCTGGCTTGCTGCCGGCTTGCTAGCGGTGACGTTGTCTCTGCCCCTGTTCCAGGCGGGCTTCCACCTCAAACGCTTCGCCACCCCCTATTCGGACACGCATTATTTCGTCTGGACCGATGCGATCAGTGGCGCGGGTGCGCTCGCATTTACCGGACTTAGCTGGTTGGTCCTCGCGCTGCTCGCCAGCCTGTTCGAATTGCTCAAGATTGACGTTCTTAGCGACTTGATGAGCGAAGGCTGGTTTGGCTGGATGTTTTCTGGTGCGGCCTTTGGTGCGGCGCTGGGCGTGCTCCGCAACCAGATCAAAATCCTCGCGACGATGCAATCGGTTGTTCTGTTGGTGCTGTCTCTGCTGGCCGTCCCGCTGGCCATTGCGCTGGTGCTCTTTCTTCTTTCCATGCTCGTCTCCGGCCCCAATGTCCTGTGGGAGGCAACGCGCAGCGCAACGCCGATCTTGCTCGGCTGTGCGGTCGGTGCATTTTTGCTCGCCAATGCGGTGCTGCGCGATGATGATGCCGATATGTCTCCATCGCGTATCCAGCGCTGGGCCGCGCTGGTGCTGGTGCTCGGTATCTTCCCTCTGACTGCATTTGCGGCAGTATCGATGGGCACGCGGATTGCGCAACACGGCCTGAGCCCCGAACGGATATGGGCGTTAATCGCGATTGCGGTCGCGACAGCTTTCGGGCTCGCATACCTGGTGTCGGCCATCCGCGGGCGCAAAGCCGGGTGGCGCGATTATCTGCGTCAGTCGAATTTGCATCTCGCGGTCGGTGTCTCTGTGTTGGCGCTTCTTCTGGCGCTGCCGATTTTCAACTTCGGCGCGATTTCGGTCAGCAACCAATTGGCTCGGCTGGAAAGCGGCGCGGTATCAGCGGAAGATTTCGATTATTCGGCGCTGCGCTGGGACTTTGGTGATGCGGGACGCGCGGCCTTGGCAAAGCTAGCCAAGTCGGACGATGCCGAACGGGCGAAGGGCGCCAAGATTGCTCTGGCGGAAGAATATCGCAGATATCGTAGAGTGGATGCGGCTGAAGCAAGCGATGAACGCAAGCGCCGCCTTGCCAATTTGCGGATTGATATTGAAGATCCTGCGTTGCGCGAACGCGTTGAACTGAGAATTGCGAGCCAGCAATGGAGCTGCGAGAAGCCGTGCATCGCAATTGAGCAAAGCGTGACGGGCAATACGCACAAGATCGCGTTGATAGAGGGCGGCCGGATAAATCATCTTTTCATCGATCCGACCGAGCCTTTGGCGGCAACCGAGATCACGGGTTCCGATATGGAGGCCATGGAAGATCCCGATTATCCAAACCTTCCCCCACCCCAAGTTACCGCCAGGTCCAAAGTCGAAATTCGCGAATGGACTGGCAAACGGATTTATGTCGATGGCAAGCCGCTCGGCGAGCCTTTCGAATAG
- the gatC gene encoding Asp-tRNA(Asn)/Glu-tRNA(Gln) amidotransferase subunit GatC: MSVNKADVAKIASLARIKMGDDALERMVPELNNILGWVDQLSEVDTSGVEPMTAVIPNVLRLRDDVVNADPKTGGDRRDDILANAPAAEHGFFGVPKVIE, translated from the coding sequence ATGTCAGTGAACAAAGCAGATGTGGCCAAGATTGCTTCTTTGGCCCGTATCAAAATGGGGGATGATGCGCTCGAACGCATGGTCCCTGAACTCAACAATATCCTCGGCTGGGTCGACCAGTTGAGCGAAGTTGATACGTCGGGCGTAGAGCCGATGACTGCGGTCATTCCCAATGTTCTGCGCCTGCGCGATGATGTGGTGAATGCCGACCCCAAAACCGGCGGTGACCGGCGCGATGATATTCTGGCCAATGCACCAGCGGCTGAACACGGCTTCTTCGGTGTGCCGAAGGTGATTGAGTGA
- the gatA gene encoding Asp-tRNA(Asn)/Glu-tRNA(Gln) amidotransferase subunit GatA encodes MTNLTDLGVAAIRNGVANGDFTAREVAEAFNANVAAAKELNAFIVTTPEKALEAADAVDADRAAGKELGSMAGVPIGMKDLFCTKGVQTTAASHILEGFTPQYESTVSSNLWAAGAGMLGKLNLDQFAMGSSNETSYFGNVTSPWRRAGGSNTPMSPGGSSGGSSTAVSARLAPAATGTDTGGSIRQPAAFAGITGVKPTYGRCSRWGVVAFASSLDQAGPMAHDVRDCAIMLGAMAGFDPKDSTSLDMPVPDWESALNSDMKGKKVGIPKEYRMEGTDPEILKSWDDGIAWLKDAGAEIVDVSLPHTKYALPAYYIIAPAEASSNLARYDGVRYGLRDLPEGAGLQDMYAATRAEGFGDEVKRRVLIGTYVLSAGFYDAYYTQAQKVRALVARDFDNAWKECDVILAPTTPTASFGLGEKSADPLAMYLNDVFAVPASLAGLPAMSVPCGVNSEGLPLGLQIVGKAFDEQGVMNAGLAIEERAGFTAKPEKWW; translated from the coding sequence ATGACCAATTTGACTGATCTTGGTGTTGCGGCGATCCGTAACGGTGTCGCAAATGGTGATTTCACCGCGCGCGAAGTGGCAGAGGCGTTCAACGCCAATGTCGCTGCCGCGAAAGAATTGAACGCATTCATTGTCACCACTCCTGAAAAGGCTCTCGAAGCCGCTGACGCGGTCGACGCCGACCGCGCAGCTGGCAAAGAGCTGGGCAGCATGGCTGGCGTCCCGATCGGGATGAAGGATTTGTTCTGTACCAAGGGCGTGCAAACCACCGCCGCGAGCCACATTCTGGAAGGGTTTACGCCGCAATATGAAAGCACCGTGTCGTCCAATCTGTGGGCTGCTGGCGCTGGGATGCTGGGCAAGCTGAACCTTGATCAATTCGCGATGGGTTCCTCCAACGAGACATCCTATTTTGGCAATGTCACATCGCCGTGGCGGCGCGCGGGTGGTTCCAACACTCCGATGAGCCCCGGTGGTTCGTCTGGCGGCAGTTCAACAGCCGTATCCGCTCGGCTCGCACCTGCGGCTACGGGGACCGATACAGGCGGCTCAATCCGTCAGCCTGCTGCATTTGCGGGCATAACCGGCGTTAAGCCGACCTACGGACGGTGCAGCCGGTGGGGCGTGGTGGCGTTCGCCTCCAGCCTAGATCAGGCTGGCCCGATGGCGCATGACGTGCGCGATTGCGCGATCATGCTTGGCGCGATGGCGGGTTTCGATCCGAAGGATTCGACCAGCCTCGACATGCCCGTGCCCGATTGGGAATCGGCGCTAAATTCGGACATGAAGGGCAAGAAAGTCGGCATTCCCAAAGAATACCGGATGGAAGGCACCGATCCTGAAATCCTGAAAAGCTGGGATGACGGGATTGCGTGGCTGAAAGATGCAGGCGCCGAGATCGTCGATGTCAGCCTGCCGCACACCAAATATGCGTTGCCCGCCTATTACATCATCGCCCCGGCAGAGGCATCGAGCAACCTCGCGCGCTATGACGGTGTGCGGTATGGTTTGCGCGATCTGCCGGAAGGTGCCGGCTTGCAGGATATGTACGCTGCGACCCGCGCCGAAGGGTTCGGGGATGAGGTTAAGCGCCGCGTGCTAATTGGCACTTATGTGCTCAGCGCGGGCTTCTACGATGCCTATTACACGCAGGCTCAGAAGGTACGTGCGTTGGTCGCGCGCGATTTCGACAACGCTTGGAAAGAATGCGACGTGATCCTCGCGCCCACGACCCCGACCGCCAGCTTCGGCCTCGGTGAAAAATCCGCCGATCCGCTGGCGATGTATCTCAACGATGTGTTCGCCGTGCCCGCTAGCCTCGCTGGATTGCCCGCAATGAGCGTGCCGTGCGGCGTGAACTCGGAAGGGTTGCCGCTTGGCTTGCAGATCGTCGGCAAGGCGTTTGACGAGCAGGGCGTGATGAACGCTGGCTTGGCGATTGAAGAGCGCGCCGGGTTTACGGCCAAGCCGGAGAAGTGGTGGTAA